From Hydractinia symbiolongicarpus strain clone_291-10 chromosome 12, HSymV2.1, whole genome shotgun sequence, one genomic window encodes:
- the LOC130621439 gene encoding potassium voltage-gated channel subfamily KQT member 4-like, which produces MSARHQEELWRRRIFYFMERPDTTLAMLFNLLNLALIIGSVIISVLSTIQEYEDNKMLLKLTLYYELALLAWFSMEYMLRVWACSFLLKHKGFVGHIRFMMSFHMAIDAFVIISTLVSAILQIKTTYFSILRITRFIQIFRILRLDRPRGHLRTMGQLVYKHRRELVTCYFVGLIILFGGAYAVYMLEKMTDEEVTINNMGNGLYWAIVTVASVGYGDIAPQSWQGKLTASIFVLVGCAFFALPSGILGSGLALQAAKQKKERRNMKIRNPAAIVIQRCWRNHSLKRNNCHLQASWYYFSHQLKKPDFYKILPGIILKSDFLSPVYLSAEKDEIKSKRKDRKNGFDLPLTYYKKIVEEGEKKHHQTEDYPKATHKSSLLHLISPKYKGAIRFITRVKFWNAIKVFKNIRYPFVTVQDIMEKSACSHLETMSHLNRIHDCLADFHAEIEEIRNVLTDLQVQSGNGPNWQR; this is translated from the coding sequence ATGTCTGCTCGACATCAAGAGGAATTATGGAGACggagaattttttatttcatggaaCGTCCCGACACAACACTGGCAATGCTATTTAACTTATTAAACTTGGCGTTAATCATTGGGAGCGTTATCATAAGTGTGCTGTCAACAATCCAGGAATAcgaagacaataaaatgttgcTTAAATTAACCCTGTATTACGAACTAGCTTTGCTTGCATGGTTTTCAATGGAATATATGCTTAGAGTATGGGCATGCAGCTTTTTGTTGAAACACAAAGGTTTCGTTGGACATATTCGTTTCATGATGTCTTTTCACATGGCTATTGACGCTTTTGTGATTATCTCGACCTTAGTTTCAGCAATTTTGCAGATAAAAACAACGTATTTTTCAATTCTCCGAATTACTCGGTTTATACAAATATTTCGTATTTTGAGATTGGATAGGCCTAGAGGTCATTTAAGAACTATGGGGCAGTTGGTGTATAAACACAGAAGGGAGCTTGTCACGTGTTATTTTGTTGGTCTTATCATTTTATTTGGTGGAGCATATGCAGTTTATATGCTGGAAAAAATGACCGACGAAGAGGTCACCATCAACAATATGGGGAATGGATTATACTGGGCCATTGTAACCGTGGCATCTGTTGGTTATGGAGATATAGCCCCTCAATCATGGCAAGGGAAGTTGACAGCAAGCATATTTGTGTTAGTAGGCTGCGCGTTTTTTGCGTTACCTTCAGGTATACTTGGCTCTGGATTAGCGCTGCAGGCTGCAAAGCAAAAGAAAGAACGCAGGAATATGAAAATACGTAATCCCGCAGCCATTGTTATTCAAAGGTGTTGGAGAAATCACTCACTGAAACGCAACAACTGCCACCTGCAAGCTTCATGGTATTACTTCTCACATCAGTTAAAGAAACCAGACTTTTACAAGATACTCCCTGGTATCATATTAAAGtctgattttttgtcaccagTCTATTTGTCTGCTGAAAAAGACGAAATCAAATCGAAAAGAAAAGATCGAAAAAATGGGTTTGACTTACCCTTAACCTActacaaaaaaattgtagaaGAAGGAGAAAAGAAACATCATCAAACAGAAGATTATCCTAAAGCAACTCATAAAAGCAGCCTTTTGCATCTCATTAGTCCAAAGTATAAAGGTGCAATTCGATTCATAACACGTGTTAAATTTTGGAATGccataaaagtttttaaaaacattcgctacccatttgtcactgtccAAGACATTATGGAAAAAAGTGCATGTTCCCATCTGGAAACTATGTCTCATTTGAATCGAATACACGATTGCTTGGCTGACTTCCATGCTGAAATTGAAGAAATCAGAAATGTACTAACAGATTTGCAAGTCCAAAGTGGAAATGGTCCAAATTGGCAACGATAA
- the LOC130621199 gene encoding uncharacterized protein LOC130621199: MTLVNGSSETERHIHHALCGHGGERVIRYGENENEVYKRQTAVSVAIHDSLNGDPTFLEHDDPKILVKRFVEQLDKRHALIVEEVERMYPRPKDFDMLPDKTQNAWNEWVNQVAVIGFNSGKYDLNMIKRYFVDQIAKDDSEKINVAKKDNDHMFFTTSRFKFLDIKNFLAPSMSYDQWCKSLDCKLEKLVFPYEWLTSYDDLTHVGPVAYEHFYSSLIGKNTPSLDEYKTFRAEFYKRGCVTMMDWLCEYNLADVEPFIEAVEKTRLQYYDDEIDILKDAVIISGLSMRYVLNKSLQLNPKLELYAPGEPCKHKCNEDCFNKKCKACKKVQKACTECTKNEAYELLQTGMVGGPAIVFCRYHERDVTGIRSHIYQEPRKCKTVLGLDANLLYPSRLMNYFPCGKEKLIKIKPPTAEHNIRLLKEGMQNGSLFGFAQVDIEVPLKLYDKFSEMAPLFVVKEIPDDQIPEHMHEYLKATGRTRISGTRKLLGLMKAEKILLFTTFLEWYLDYGLKVTAFHQFIKYTRGKPFAWFPEEIADARRQADKDPDKRIAGDTAKLKGNTFYGKMIEDPARHANTTFTRDEKTVDAAMRSPYLEDLEEIGDAYEIREGKKKVHIDRAYQCGIAVYQLAKLRMLEFYYDFLNKYVDRRDFEYVYMDTDSGYFAISGEELRDVVRPELLDEYDKDVKNWLVTDKYSSRTGGIFKPEFIGFRMIADTTKCYFVEGKEGTKFSLKGMSKKRNAMTWERYKNALNGFIDTVKNVGFRVRNQGMVTYEQNKLGLSAFYDKRKVLEDGIHTVPLEL, encoded by the exons ATGACGCTTGTAAATGGCTCGAGCGAAACTGAAAGACACATCCATCACGCACTCTGTGGGCATGGAGGAGAACGCGTGATTCGCTACGGGGAGAACGAAAATGAGGTCTACAAG CGGCAAACAGCAGTCAGCGTCGCTATTCACGATAGTCTGAACGGAGATCCAACGTTCCTGGAGCACGATGATCCCAAGATCTTGGTTAAACGGTTTGTGGAGCAGCTCGACAAGAGACACGCCCTCATCGTGGAAGAGGTGGAGAGAATGTACCCGAGACCCAAGGATTTTGACATGCTTCCAGATAAGACTCAGAATGCATGGAACGAGTGGGTAAACCAAGTGGCCGTGATCGGCTTCAACAGTGGCAAGTATGACCTGAACATGATCAAGCGGTACTTTGTCGATCAAATTGCCAAAGACGATAGCGAAAAGATCAACGTCGCGAAGAAAGACAACGACCACATGTTCTTCACAacctcgaggttcaaatttctcgatatcaaaaattttctcGCTCCTAGTATGAGCTACGACCAATGGTGCAAGTCTCTGGATTGCAAACTCGAAAAGCTCGTGTTCCCATACGAGTGGCTGACGAGCTATGACGACCTAACCCACGTCGGACCCGTGGCGTACGAACACTTCTATAGCAGTCTTATTGGTAAAAACACCCCCTCTCTTGATGAGTACAAAACATTCCGTGCAGAGTTTTACAagcgaggctgcgtcaccatgatggactggttgtGTGAGTACAATTTAGCCGACGTGGAACCTTTCATCGAAGCTGTGGAAAAGACAAGGTTGCAGTACTACGACGACGAGATAGACATCTTGAAAGACGCAGTAATTATTTCAGGCCTATCGATGCGCTACGTCTTGAATAAGTCTCTACAACTGAATCCAAAGCTAGAGCTATACGCTCCAGGAGAGCCTTGTAAGCATAAGTGTAATGAAGACTGCTTCAACAAGAAGTGCAAGGCGTGCAAAAAGGTGCAAAAGGCTTGCACTGAGTGCACGAAGAATGAGGCCTACGAGCTCTTGCAGACGGGCATGGTGGGAGGGCCTGCCATCGTATTCTGTAGGTACCACGAGagagacgtgacgggtatcagatctcacATCTACCAGGAGCCACGGAAGTGCAAAACTGTTTTGGGGCTTGACGCGAACCTGCTGTACCCTAGTAGGTTGATGAACTACTTTCCATGCGGTAAAGAGAAGCTGATCAAGATCAAACCACCCACGGCTGAGCACAACATCAGACTGTTGAAAGAAGGTATGCAAAATGGATCCCTCTTTGGTTTTGCGCAGGTCGACATCGAGGTCCCTCTGAAACTTTATGACAAATTCAGCGAGATGGCTCCGCTATTTGTGGTCAAGGAGATACCCGACGATCAAATCCCCGAGCACATGCACGAGTACCTAAAAGCAACAGGGCGAACACGTATTTCAGGCACACGTAAACTCCTAGGGTTGATGAAAGCTGAAAAGATCTTGCTGTTCACAACCTTTCTCGAGTGGTACCTTGACTATGGCCTGAAAGTGACTGCTTTTCACCAATTCATCAAGTACACTCGAGGTAAACCGTTTGCGTGGTTTCCGGAAGAAATTGCAGATGCACGACGACAAGCCGATAAAGACCCCGACAAGCGCATCGCGGGAGATACGGCGAAGTTGAAGGGGAACACGTTCTATGGAAAAATGATCGAGGACCCAGCGAGGCATGCGAACACCACCTTTACGAGAGATGAAAAGACGGTGGATGCAGCGATGAGATCGCCGTACCTTGAAGATCTTGAAGAGATAGGTGATGCTTACGAGATCcgagaaggaaagaaaaaggtgcATATCGACAGAGCGTACCAGTGTGGCATTGCAGTGTACCAGCTGGCCAAATTGCGCATGCTTGAGTTCTATTACGATTTTTTGAAtaagtacgtggatcgtcgagaCTTTGAGTACGTCTACATGGACACAGACAGTGGATACTTTGCGATCTCTGGGGAAGAGTTGCGAGATGTCGTTCGCCCTGAACTACTTGACGAGTACGACAAAGACGTaaaaaactggctcgtcactGATAAGTACTCAAGTCGAACAGGAGGGATATTCAAACCGGAATTTATCGGGTTTAGGATGATCGCTGACACAACCAAGTGTTACTTTGTGGAAGGTAAAGAGGGCACAAAATTCTCCTTAAAGGGCATGTCGAAGAAGCGGAACGCTATGACATGGGAGAGGTATAAGAACGCGTTGAATGGCTTTATTGACACTGTGAAAAACGTAGGTTTCAGGGTGCGCAACCAGGGGATGGttacgtacgaacaaaacaagctgggcCTCTCGGCGTTTTATGATAAGCGAAAGGTACTCGAGGATGGTATACATACGGTGCCTTTGGAATTGTAA